In the Candidatus Paracaedimonas acanthamoebae genome, one interval contains:
- a CDS encoding RNA methyltransferase, with translation MIGPVIILVESQIPQNIGKTARAMLNCELRDLRLVRPLVDHCHRDARALAAGADEVLEQAKIFNSTGEAIADLHRVFSTSARHRDMVELQLTPKKAADFFVEMVQENHRIGVLFGPERAGLDNEDVALCEGNIFVPVNPEFSSLNLAQAVLLIAYEWYQAKVKFPEMTLKKGEASLASREELLGFLNQLEGELDLSGYFRADHKKPKMLRTIHNMFSRVPLTSQEVRTLRGIVSDLSDPHGEKARMTKRRLQKQEKETEI, from the coding sequence ATGATAGGTCCCGTGATTATTCTTGTGGAGTCGCAGATCCCCCAAAATATTGGCAAGACAGCGCGTGCCATGCTCAATTGTGAATTGCGAGATCTGAGGCTTGTTAGGCCTTTGGTTGATCATTGTCATCGAGATGCGCGGGCCCTTGCAGCGGGGGCGGATGAAGTCTTGGAACAAGCAAAAATATTTAATTCAACGGGTGAAGCGATTGCAGATTTGCATCGCGTTTTCTCAACAAGTGCGCGCCATCGAGATATGGTTGAACTTCAGTTAACACCTAAGAAAGCGGCTGATTTTTTTGTTGAAATGGTCCAAGAAAATCATCGCATTGGGGTACTCTTTGGACCTGAACGGGCGGGGCTTGATAATGAAGATGTGGCCTTATGTGAGGGCAATATTTTTGTGCCGGTGAATCCCGAATTTAGTTCCCTTAACTTAGCGCAAGCAGTTCTTTTGATTGCTTATGAGTGGTATCAAGCTAAAGTAAAATTCCCCGAAATGACCTTAAAAAAAGGAGAAGCCTCTTTAGCAAGCCGGGAAGAATTATTAGGATTTCTGAACCAACTTGAAGGAGAGCTAGACCTTTCGGGCTATTTTAGGGCTGATCATAAGAAACCTAAAATGCTTCGGACAATTCATAATATGTTTTCAAGAGTTCCATTGACATCCCAAGAAGTTCGAACCTTAAGAGGAATCGTGTCAGATCTTTCGGATCCGCATGGAGAAAAGGCAAGAATGACGAAAAGAAGGCTTCAAAAGCAGGAAAAAGAGACTGAAATCTGA
- a CDS encoding 4-hydroxy-tetrahydrodipicolinate reductase, which produces MTDHIHIAVAGASGRMGQLIIQQVLESPYAKLTGAKVSCTSLFNGEALTTLFPQGPNDVVLTSMTEKAFKNSKVIIDFTTPETLQAHLDVALREKIALVIGTTGLSKEQFQVLEKASLTIPILYSANFSLGINLLFEMVKEASKKLGADFDVEVLEMHHRHKQDAPSGTSLMLAKAAAEGRDLSLQESAIYDRTRQRQARRENDIGFAVLRGGSVIGDHSVMFASDEEIVEFSHRALKRDIYAKGALKAALWLANQKPGYYKFSDILTTVEKSAIS; this is translated from the coding sequence ATGACGGATCATATTCATATAGCAGTTGCTGGCGCTTCTGGGCGCATGGGGCAGCTGATCATTCAGCAGGTCCTTGAATCACCATACGCAAAGCTTACGGGGGCCAAGGTTTCCTGCACAAGTCTGTTCAATGGCGAAGCTCTTACAACGCTTTTCCCGCAAGGGCCTAACGATGTTGTTTTAACGTCAATGACAGAGAAAGCCTTTAAAAATTCTAAGGTTATTATTGATTTTACAACACCTGAAACGCTTCAGGCGCATCTTGACGTCGCTCTTCGAGAAAAAATTGCTCTTGTTATTGGAACGACGGGATTATCAAAAGAGCAATTTCAGGTGTTAGAGAAAGCTTCACTTACCATTCCCATCCTTTACTCTGCGAATTTTAGTTTAGGGATTAATTTGCTTTTTGAGATGGTGAAAGAAGCTTCGAAAAAGTTGGGCGCTGATTTTGATGTGGAGGTTCTGGAAATGCATCACCGTCACAAGCAAGATGCGCCATCAGGAACATCTCTAATGCTTGCCAAGGCAGCGGCAGAAGGACGAGATCTTTCACTTCAAGAGAGCGCGATCTATGATCGAACCCGCCAACGTCAAGCGCGCCGTGAAAACGACATAGGTTTTGCAGTTTTACGAGGGGGCAGTGTGATTGGGGATCATTCTGTAATGTTTGCTTCGGATGAAGAGATTGTTGAATTCTCTCATCGGGCTTTAAAGCGAGATATTTATGCAAAGGGAGCCCTTAAAGCGGCGCTATGGCTTGCAAATCAAAAGCCAGGCTATTATAAATTTTCCGATATTTTAACAACAGTAGAGAAAAGTGCCATATCATGA
- a CDS encoding electron transfer flavoprotein-ubiquinone oxidoreductase: MGDALNFDVVIVGAGPAGLAAAIRLKQLCAEKSHDLSVCVLEKGAEVGAHILSGAVLEPRALQELIPDWKEKGAPLETPVQQDKFLFLTEKRSFRLPTPPPMKNHGNYIISLGNFCRWLAGQAESLGVEIYPGFSLGQTLYDDQGKVIGVETTPRGLDREGQQKDSYEPGVQILARHVIFAEGCRGSLSKELFERFNLRRECQPQTYGLGLKELWEINPEKHQQGLVVHTLGWPLEAETYGGSFLYHLENNQLAIGFVIGLDYKNPYLSPYEEFQRFKHHPTIKSLLEGGRRISYGARALNEGGWQSIPRLSFQGGSLIGCAAGFLNVPKIKGTHTAMKSGMIAAEVIFDALSQGKEPEEGNLDQAVQKSWIAEELKPVRNMRPGFQKGLWAGLVNAAFETLSRGKFPWTLKHREDHRSLKKAEECQPISYPKPDGIISFDKMSSVYLSNTNHAEDQPCHLHLKDQDIPILYNLANYNAPEQRYCPAGVYEIVQAASGEQKLHINAQNCVHCKTCDIKDPLQNIEWRPPEGGDGPRYPNM, from the coding sequence ATGGGAGACGCTTTAAATTTTGATGTTGTAATTGTGGGCGCAGGGCCCGCAGGATTGGCAGCGGCTATCCGCTTAAAACAGCTATGTGCCGAAAAATCGCACGACCTAAGTGTGTGCGTTCTTGAGAAAGGAGCCGAGGTGGGAGCTCATATCCTTTCAGGCGCTGTTCTTGAGCCGCGCGCGCTTCAGGAACTGATTCCTGATTGGAAGGAAAAGGGGGCGCCCTTAGAAACGCCGGTCCAACAAGATAAGTTCCTTTTTTTAACAGAAAAAAGATCTTTTCGGTTACCAACACCACCACCCATGAAAAATCACGGGAATTATATCATTAGCCTCGGTAACTTTTGTCGGTGGCTTGCAGGACAAGCAGAATCTTTAGGCGTTGAAATTTATCCTGGCTTTTCTTTGGGGCAAACACTTTATGATGATCAAGGGAAAGTGATTGGGGTAGAGACAACACCGAGAGGGCTTGATCGTGAAGGGCAGCAAAAGGATTCTTATGAACCTGGGGTCCAAATTCTCGCGCGCCATGTTATCTTTGCAGAAGGATGTCGAGGCTCGTTAAGTAAAGAACTCTTTGAGCGATTTAATCTACGGCGCGAGTGCCAACCTCAAACGTATGGACTTGGTCTTAAAGAACTGTGGGAAATTAACCCCGAGAAGCATCAGCAGGGGCTTGTAGTACATACGCTGGGTTGGCCACTTGAGGCGGAAACCTATGGCGGCTCTTTCCTCTATCACTTAGAGAATAATCAACTCGCTATTGGATTTGTCATTGGTTTGGATTATAAAAATCCTTATCTGAGCCCTTATGAAGAATTTCAGCGCTTTAAGCATCATCCGACCATTAAGTCACTTTTGGAAGGAGGGCGACGTATTTCTTATGGCGCGCGGGCACTGAATGAGGGTGGATGGCAATCAATTCCGCGATTGAGCTTTCAAGGGGGCTCTTTAATTGGCTGTGCTGCGGGCTTCCTCAATGTGCCCAAAATTAAAGGAACCCACACGGCAATGAAATCAGGGATGATCGCGGCCGAAGTGATTTTTGACGCTTTAAGTCAAGGTAAAGAGCCAGAAGAGGGCAATCTTGATCAAGCGGTTCAGAAGAGTTGGATTGCGGAAGAGCTAAAGCCTGTCCGTAATATGCGCCCAGGATTCCAAAAAGGATTATGGGCTGGTTTAGTGAATGCTGCGTTTGAAACTCTATCTAGAGGGAAATTCCCGTGGACGTTAAAACATCGTGAAGATCATCGTTCTTTAAAAAAAGCAGAAGAATGCCAGCCTATTTCATACCCAAAGCCGGATGGTATTATTTCATTTGATAAAATGTCCTCCGTTTATCTTTCCAACACAAACCATGCAGAAGACCAGCCTTGTCATTTGCACTTGAAAGATCAGGACATTCCGATTTTGTATAATCTTGCAAACTATAATGCACCTGAGCAACGATATTGTCCTGCGGGTGTGTATGAGATTGTACAAGCGGCGTCAGGAGAACAGAAACTTCATATTAACGCGCAAAATTGCGTTCATTGTAAAACATGCGATATTAAAGATCCCTTGCAAAATATTGAATGGCGACCCCCTGAAGGTGGGGATGGACCACGCTATCCCAATATGTAA
- a CDS encoding outer membrane beta-barrel protein produces the protein MKKGLYFVTALAGIMSAQAETLRTSLDGFSIGLQGGYGIGESTADRNTTRVTPMVTDHSNVSQRGALGGANIEYGRVFNNTFFAGLQVSAIFGNVKGDIKTSINAPRPILTSVKLKDGYGVALRLGKTVARTVLPYVKVGIVTSKWESITDGISTAIGKGSASKRRTGWELGAGVDFSVTECVAVGAEVSHLQYQKLSYDVRHEPSQIVTRHVQVKPRENRIMFRVKYKLGD, from the coding sequence ATGAAAAAAGGTTTATATTTCGTTACAGCATTGGCCGGCATCATGTCCGCTCAGGCTGAAACACTACGAACAAGCTTAGATGGTTTTTCAATTGGGTTACAAGGTGGATATGGTATTGGTGAATCCACAGCTGATCGCAATACGACAAGAGTTACTCCAATGGTCACAGATCATTCTAATGTTTCTCAACGTGGAGCCCTTGGTGGTGCTAATATTGAGTATGGTCGCGTTTTCAACAATACTTTTTTTGCGGGACTTCAAGTCAGTGCGATATTTGGAAATGTTAAGGGAGATATTAAAACATCTATAAATGCCCCACGCCCGATATTAACATCTGTTAAATTAAAGGATGGTTATGGAGTTGCCTTACGTCTTGGTAAAACAGTAGCAAGAACCGTTCTTCCTTATGTAAAAGTTGGTATTGTCACCTCAAAGTGGGAATCGATAACAGATGGTATTTCTACAGCAATCGGTAAAGGAAGTGCTTCCAAGCGCCGTACTGGTTGGGAACTTGGAGCCGGTGTAGACTTTTCTGTCACCGAATGCGTTGCAGTTGGCGCAGAAGTCAGTCACCTACAATACCAAAAACTTTCTTATGATGTAAGGCATGAGCCAAGCCAAATTGTTACGCGTCATGTACAAGTTAAGCCTCGTGAAAATCGTATAATGTTTCGTGTTAAGTATAAATTGGGTGACTAA